Within the uncultured Draconibacterium sp. genome, the region CATGCTGCAGGTGAAGACGGTGTTGTGGGATGGGCGATGACCATTGATACAATTGAGTCGATGAATGCAGTATCGCGATTGATTGATGAAGATTTGAGACAGGGAGCACTTGGTCTTGCCGCAGTTCCCGCCTACATGGCCAGGGGGCTGACAACCTATGCATTTTTCGAGGCCCAGAGAGTAGCGGCTCGCTATGGACGTTTAACGGCCGTTCACACCCGTTATCACCTTTCATCCGAACCACCAACAGAGGCGACTCAGGGTTTTAACGAAGTATTCACCAACGCCTATCTTTTAGATGCGCCCTTATTGGTTTTGCATGACAACGATTACGGTTGGTGGGAAATAGAAGAAAAGCTGCAACTCGCCAGGGCCAAAGGTCTGAATATGTGGTCGGAACATTATCCTTATGCCGCAGGAGGGACAGCTATATCTGCTGATTTTTTACGTCCTGAGATATGGGAAGATGTTCAGGGCAACCGTTATGAGGAGACTATCCTTGATCCCCAGACAAACAAATTCTTTACCCGTGAAAGCTTTGTAGAAATGGTGAAGACCGATCCCGGCCGCTCCATTGTTATTATTATGCCCTGGCGCGAAGAATGGATTAAATACTGGCTTACTATGCCACATATGGCAGTGGCCTGCGACGGTATGTCCGGGCACGACACAGACGGAAATCTTCTGCAATGGGATGCAGATTATTCGGAATATACAGGTAATCCACGAACAGCCGGCACACATGCCCGAACATTACGTCTGGGGCGCGAGCAAGGAGTACCTCTTATGTTTCAACTTTCGCAGCTCAGCTACTGGCCGGCTCTGCATCTTGGCAATGCCGGACTTCAGGCAATGAAAGACAGGGGACGTGCTCAGGTGGGTAAAATTGCAGACCTAACGATTTTTGCTCCTGATGAAGTTACCGATAATTCCACCTTTACAGTAGGCGAAAACGGCCTTCCCTCCACAGGCATCCCTTATGTAATTGTTAATGGAACCATTGTTGTAAAAAACTCTAAGGTGCTAAAGGATGTTAAGGCTGGTCTGCCTATCAGGTATCCGGTGGAAGAAAAAGGACGGTTCGAACCGGTTAGTTTGCACGGCTGGATCAGTGAGAAAACCATAATCCCTATTGACTTACATGAGGTTGACGACTGCGGAATGCATGAGCTTATTGAAGAAAGTGAAGAAAAATAATAAAATAAATTTCAATCAGCATCCTGTTATTCGAAGTTGAGATAACCCAAATGCATGATAATTTTGGTCATAATGGATTGTTCAATGACTGAATTGGATTAAAATTTCAAAACTAAATCGGACATTTTTGCATCGAACAATTAAAGTAATAACAAAATGAAAAATCGAAGAAATAGATTAGTAGTGTATTTGCTCAGTGCGCTTATTGCTTTGAGTATAATAAGCTGCACAGAACAACAGGAGAACGAGGTAAAAATATACCACGGAGGAACAATTTTAACCGTCGACAGTGACTTCTCGGAGGCAGAAGCAATAGCATTTCAAGACGATAAAATCCTGGCAACCGGTGATTTAAAATCACTAAAAAAAGCCTACGGTAAAAAAACAGAGATCGTTGATCTTGAAGGCAAAACAATGCTTCCCGGATTTATCGATCCGCATGCACACGTGCTGTCGTTTGCTCCGGTACACTTTCTCACTGAAAATATTGGTATAACAAACTTCACCACAACCAACGAGGCATTGGCGCACCTTAAAACAATTGCAGCCGAACGCGCGGAAGGTGAATGGATTTTGGGAAGCGGATGGGATCCATCCATTCAGGATGGTGTTTCTGAACTGACCTTCAAAGAGCTAAATGCGATTTCTACAGAGCATCCGGTTTTTGTGATGAATACATCCGGTCATTTGGCCTATGTGAATGAAAAGGCTTATGAAGTGGCAGGTATTACCGAAGATGTGGTGAATCCGCCGGGAGCCGAATTTTCGAGAGACGAAAACGGCAAACTAAACGGTGTAATAAAAAACAACGTAGCTTACCTGAAAGTATGGTTGGCTAACCCGGCTGCTCAATCGCTTGATATGACAGAGGCGTTGATTTCGCTGCTGAACGACTTTAACAAGTACGGTGTTACCACAACCAGCGAATTTGCATTGGGAGGAGCTACGCAAAGTGCTGCCGAAGCAGACTTATTGTTTGCCGCCACGGAAAGAGACGATTTCTCGGCACGTGTAATGGCGTATCCGCTATATA harbors:
- a CDS encoding amidohydrolase family protein → MKKVKVLLSFVVFAFIFTGVTNAQDYDLVILNGRVMDPETMYDAIANVGIKNERIAAITKDEITGTKTIDAKGLVVAPGFIDTHVHGVDPFTVKMVLRDGVTTAMDLEVGACHVKEWYDKKAESGWQVNYGTTSSHALNRMIVHDPEITIDEPVDMTNAPHYMHAAGEDGVVGWAMTIDTIESMNAVSRLIDEDLRQGALGLAAVPAYMARGLTTYAFFEAQRVAARYGRLTAVHTRYHLSSEPPTEATQGFNEVFTNAYLLDAPLLVLHDNDYGWWEIEEKLQLARAKGLNMWSEHYPYAAGGTAISADFLRPEIWEDVQGNRYEETILDPQTNKFFTRESFVEMVKTDPGRSIVIIMPWREEWIKYWLTMPHMAVACDGMSGHDTDGNLLQWDADYSEYTGNPRTAGTHARTLRLGREQGVPLMFQLSQLSYWPALHLGNAGLQAMKDRGRAQVGKIADLTIFAPDEVTDNSTFTVGENGLPSTGIPYVIVNGTIVVKNSKVLKDVKAGLPIRYPVEEKGRFEPVSLHGWISEKTIIPIDLHEVDDCGMHELIEESEEK
- a CDS encoding amidohydrolase, which produces MKNRRNRLVVYLLSALIALSIISCTEQQENEVKIYHGGTILTVDSDFSEAEAIAFQDDKILATGDLKSLKKAYGKKTEIVDLEGKTMLPGFIDPHAHVLSFAPVHFLTENIGITNFTTTNEALAHLKTIAAERAEGEWILGSGWDPSIQDGVSELTFKELNAISTEHPVFVMNTSGHLAYVNEKAYEVAGITEDVVNPPGAEFSRDENGKLNGVIKNNVAYLKVWLANPAAQSLDMTEALISLLNDFNKYGVTTTSEFALGGATQSAAEADLLFAATERDDFSARVMAYPLYTLSEKWDEAGTKMYDGNDLAKIVGFKFIADGSNQGYTGLQREPYFHPDHAQEYGIAYMSLEQLKEMAEYRAGQGWHMSLHGNGDAGIDNILDAMEYLKEQGYDLSKIRPRIEHCSILHDDQIERMKELGVSASFLIGHVHYWGTAMRDDVFGPEKAMLLDRAASVEKAGISYTLQSDFSVTEPDMLRMIQTAVERKTFKEPNYILNRDERVSVESAIRAVTIEAAWQMMSEDIIGSLEAGKYADYVILEEDPRKVDVSEISDIKVLETWMNGKQVYSAE